CGCAGCAGGCTTTGCAGCGTTCTCGTCAAAAGCCACTGATGATTTCTGGATCGAGTCCATCCAAAGGATCCAAACGGATGCTGCCATCGGCATTCACCGTCAAGGAACCATGCACCTTGGCCGACGAATACTGCCCGGACTTGCAGTTGTGCCGCCACCAGACGACGGTCAGCACTTCCATGCTGCCGTCCGGCCGGGCAGACGAAGCGTCGTTCTCAAACATCTTGGGCAAGATGGCTTTGAGCACCTGGGCATCGGCATCGCTGAAGCCCGTGCGCTCGGCCAGCTGCGGGTTGATGCTGCCAAAGGTGCAATAAATGCCGCTGTCCACGCGGTGCTTCATGCCCATGGTGTCTGAACCGCGTTTCGTGCCGTCACCCTCGCCGCTGACGCTCTTGGTGATCTGCGTGCTGGTAATGGAAACCGGCTCTACGCTAAAGGCCGACTGGATGGTAACCGGGCCACGGATGGGGATAGATACCCCACCCGCGTCACCACCCGCAGCAAAGGCAAACACCTGGCCAAACGCCCGCACATCAAACCACTTGGCGCAGGCGAGTTTGGCGGTTGCATCCTTGTTGGCATTTTTCTTGAAGGCATCCTTGCCCAAACCGTTGGCAGCGGATTCCGCGCGGTTGCGCAGGCTGGTTTCGCCATCGACCTTGCGGTCGTCCGACTGCACGAAGATGGCCTTGCCCGATTCCAGCAGGCGATCGCGCAGCTTGCGCTTGAGGCACACATCGGTGATCTCGCCATAACCGCCATAGTCGGTGCGCGGGCGGTTGCCGTTCAAGGGGTCGCCATTGGGGTTGGCGCGTTTGACGCGCAGCACCACGGCAAAGTCGATTTTGTTTTGCAAAGCGCTCATGCGGGTTCTCCAGTCATAGCGGTTGGGGTGGTTTCAGATGCGTCATCGCTCGATTCGCCACGTGAGCGCAAGGCCTGACGTTGGCAGTGGTAGCCCAGCAGAAATTCACCACTCAATGGCGTGTCGGTCAAAAAATCCTGCGGGTCAAACAGCGCCACGATGTCATCGAGCAAACTCTCTTTTTTGTGCAACACCCCAGGGCGCATGGCGCGCAGCCTGGCGATGTAGGGGCGCAAGGACAGTTCGATGGTGCGCCACGTCGAAGCGGGCCGATCTGCAAAACGCTGCATAAGGCGCGCCGCTGAGGTGTCCCTGGCCTTTTCACCTGCAGCGTAGAGCGCGTAGCTCTCAATATCTTCAGCAACCGCCAGCAGCCGACCAAACAAATAGTCGCGGCTGGTGCGCTCTTGCTCCAATGCCATCAGATACCCCCTCTCGTTGAAAAAACCTTTGAACAGCGCGCAGGCAATGCCCAGGCAGCGCTCCCATTCCCACACTTCCATGCCCACCCGGTTGGCCACGCGGCGCACTGCCGATCGAAGCAGATCCAAGGGCAGCGGAACCCCATCGACGATGCAAGGCAGCAGCCGCTCCACGGTGGATGCGCGCAATTTGTCGTCCAGGC
The DNA window shown above is from Comamonas sp. NLF-1-9 and carries:
- the cas7c gene encoding type I-C CRISPR-associated protein Cas7/Csd2 produces the protein MSALQNKIDFAVVLRVKRANPNGDPLNGNRPRTDYGGYGEITDVCLKRKLRDRLLESGKAIFVQSDDRKVDGETSLRNRAESAANGLGKDAFKKNANKDATAKLACAKWFDVRAFGQVFAFAAGGDAGGVSIPIRGPVTIQSAFSVEPVSITSTQITKSVSGEGDGTKRGSDTMGMKHRVDSGIYCTFGSINPQLAERTGFSDADAQVLKAILPKMFENDASSARPDGSMEVLTVVWWRHNCKSGQYSSAKVHGSLTVNADGSIRLDPLDGLDPEIISGF